The Medicago truncatula cultivar Jemalong A17 chromosome 4, MtrunA17r5.0-ANR, whole genome shotgun sequence genome includes a region encoding these proteins:
- the LOC112420845 gene encoding uncharacterized protein, with amino-acid sequence MIKLSLKEWHVSHTQNLPRKILDLKERLATLDGKGEVEVLTEEDCAELLGVSSKLHSLSRLNTSICWKQSRVQWLRDGDANSKFFHSVLSRRRRHNALSSILVDDVVVEGVEPIRNAVFTHFAKHFQEVSANRPTVSNLPFRSLSVAEGVSLIKPFSVDEVKAAVWDCDSFKSPGPDGINFGFIKDF; translated from the coding sequence atgataaaattgtctCTGAAGGAGTGGCATGTATCTCACACTCAAAATTTACCAAGGAAAATCCTCGATCTTAAGGAGCGTTTGGCAACTTTAGATGGGAAAGGTGAAGTGGAGGTTTTGACTGAAGAAGATTGTGCTGAGTTACTTGGTGTTTCTTCGAAACTACACTCTTTGTCCCGTCTTAATACTAGTATTTGTTGGAAACAGTCTCGTGTCCAGTGGTTGCGAGACGGGGACgcaaattctaaatttttccaTTCTGTTTTGTCAAGGAGGAGGCGCCATAATGCTTTGAGTTCTATTTTGGTTGATGATGTGGTGGTGGAGGGAGTGGAACCTATTCGTAATGCCGTTTTCACTCATTTTGCTAAGCATTTTCAGGAGGTGTCTGCTAACCGCCCCACAGTGTCTAATTTGCCTTTCAGATCGTTATCAGTGGCTGAGGGTGTGAGTTTAATTAAGCCTTTCTCGGTTGATGAAGTTAAGGCAGCTGTGTGGGATTGTGATAGTTTCAAGAGTCCGGGTCCCGATGGAATTAATTTTGGCTTTATTAAGGATTTCTAG